One segment of Bradyrhizobium sp. WD16 DNA contains the following:
- the rpmE gene encoding 50S ribosomal protein L31 has protein sequence MKAEIHPNYHTIKVVMTDGTEFLTRSTYGKEGDTLNLDIDSKSHPAWTGGQQQILDRGGRVSRFQKKFSGLMK, from the coding sequence ATGAAAGCCGAAATTCACCCGAATTATCATACGATTAAGGTCGTCATGACCGACGGAACCGAATTCCTGACCCGCTCGACCTACGGCAAGGAAGGCGACACGCTGAACCTCGATATCGACTCCAAGTCGCACCCGGCCTGGACCGGCGGTCAGCAGCAGATCCTCGACCGCGGCGGCCGCGTCTCGCGGTTCCAGAAGAAGTTCTCCGGCCTTATGAAGTAA